CAATAGACTTCCAGGAACTACGGATAAAATCAACACTCACCTACCAGTGAGTTGCATTGTAATTTTGATCATTAAAGAACGAAATATGCAACAACAATGATTGTTTCAAGTATGAAAAGAAAACTAAACTGAAACCATGCTACTGCTAGTTCTAGAATTCCAGCAATTAATGAGATGCATAACTAAAGCCACTTTCAAGCCCATTGAGCATCAGTTCTTCTGTTGAGATAATGAAATTTGATTAGTCCCCCCTCTatagatagctcaagtggtaaaagaGCTGAGTGATATCCTTGAGAAATAAGTCATGGTCGAACCACTCTTTCCCCAACCCCTGgtaaaacaaaaagaaatttgATTAGGCATGGCATTGTACATCAATATTATCAGTATTTTCATGATCTCTATCTGCATCAAGACTCTATTATACTAACAATTAAATCACATTCTAAACTTCTCTTTTAACATCATTGTAAAATTGGGAACCAAGCCTTCATCCTGTATTAAACTACTCAGCTCACCACTACTGTCTACTCACCCTCCGGCCTCCAACTGCCCCTATATACTCTCTCCCATTCCTTCCATCATATAGTTTCAATAGACTActgtaataaaaaatattttatagtaATTAAAAtctatgaaataaaaaaaatggacTAATTAATCATCTGTTTCATTTTGATCATGCCAAGGAGTGAGAGACAGCTCAACTGCCCCATTTTGTTTCAGAGCAGCAACATAACTGAGACCAATTGACCAAAGCCATTAGCCACACCCACACCAAAACTACTAAAGTAACATGGCTACACCTGCTACAATTTCCTTTTGTTGTTCAAAATGAAGCAACCATAGACATTGTTGGTTTTGGAAGGGAATATTAGACATTATGTTCTTTACAACCTTTCAATGCTAGATTGTACACACTGTTTTTCCTAACAGCATTCAAATATAGCTTTTGGAATGGATAGAATGGAACCAAATTACAAAGAATTGTATCCTCCCTTAAACAATTATATGCTTTCAACTCCAAAGTAACCAACTAACCATAACCAACTCATACACTcttgtttttgtgttttttatgtTATATCTTTGTTTTGATCACTTTAGCTGAGATTTCAGCTCGTAATAAATACTAGTTACTACACAATACACTATATAGGGGATAAAATTTAAGGTAAAGCTAGGCCCTAACAAGGACTAAAACCAAACCACCATATATCTAATGTTAtaaaacttctgatgaagatcACGAATCAAGAAAGAAAGACATATAAGGAAGAAATATAGATATAACTTATAAGGCTGGCAACCATTATATATCGATCTAATTGCCTGTCAAAATCATAACATTAATTGAGAGGGGCAAAAGGGATAGAGGCGCAACTGCAAAATAGTATGTACTAATGTAGCTTTTAATTTTTCACAATGCAAACATGTAAAGTAACAGAATGGTGAAAAGGATAGCAGAGCATTGCGTACCGTAATTCTTCTAGTCTATTATTGTTGGCCATTTTCACTTAATTCCCCAGAGTCACCAGGGAGGGAGAGTAGGCTTTCTTTATACACCGCAAACTCTAATAGATCTGATTTGAACGACTTAATTCTGCATGCGGCTTGTTCAGTTAAAACTCCTTCGCTATTAAACTTCACTAAACTTCCACTGCAATTTGATCCAAATAATCCTTCAGATTTGGTGAAGCTCATTGGAAGAAAGAAGTTATGAGGGATGTTATCGGTGGGCAGAACATATGACTTAGTCCAAGACGAGTGCACTTTATACTCTTTCATCATCCATATCTCAGCCATTACGCGATAACTACAACCAGTATAACACAGACAAAGACAATCTCCCATTACCCTCAAATAAAGTCCTCCTCTAAATTGAAATGCTAATCCCTTGTCTATACCAGAAGGTAAAGGAATCTCTAGTAGACTCTTTTCAATCATGTCAAAGGCAATGATTACAACCCCATGCACATCACGAGAATAAACCAACCAATGAAGAGCTCCATTTAAAAGTAACCCAGCATCAGTTATAGGATGGCAACTCCGATATGGGAATTTGACACGCTTAATCTGGTCCCATGAATTGGTTTTCAAAGAGAAAATCGCAATATCTGTTTTCCAATCAGAAGAATGTGATCGAATCTTGGGCTTTGACATAAGAAGAACCAGATAATCATCAGTTGATGCATCATACCCAAATCCTGATAAGGATTCATACATGAACTTAACATTTGGGTACGATATTGGTTTGCGAACACCCGTTGATGGATTCCACACAATGAGATTACGATGTCCGTGGTCTAAAAGTAAAAATCCACGGCAAGAACCATAAATTAGAATGCTATTATATAACGAATTATCAAATTGGTGTCCGGATAATGGGTGTGGAAGAATGTGATTTGATAGTGAAGAATGATCAAAGTGATCAAGTGATGCTTCTATGTCTATGGATTGCAGTTGTGAACCAGATGATGATATGAAGAGAAATCGATGGGTGGGTTCAGCAGCAAGATAGTAATGGGATTTAGCAAATTTGGGATCAGAAATAAAAGAGAGCCATGACTTACAAACACATTTCAAGCGCATAAGAGTTTTCACCGGCAATTTCAGCAGAATTGCCTCTACCAATTCCTTAGGGAGAGGGAGACTAGGGCTCAGCAcaggggcggatccagaccTTGAATATCAGTGAGGCTAAACATAAAAGCAATCATAggctaaaagaaaaatattatagataaaaccaTG
This portion of the Lotus japonicus ecotype B-129 chromosome 3, LjGifu_v1.2 genome encodes:
- the LOC130746563 gene encoding F-box/kelch-repeat protein At3g06240-like, with translation MYESLSGFGYDASTDDYLVLLMSKPKIRSHSSDWKTDIAIFSLKTNSWDQIKRVKFPYRSCHPITDAGLLLNGALHWLVYSRDVHGVVIIAFDMIEKSLLEIPLPSGIDKGLAFQFRGGLYLRVMGDCLCLCYTGCSYRVMAEIWMMKEYKVHSSWTKSYVLPTDNIPHNFFLPMSFTKSEGLFGSNCSGSLVKFNSEGVLTEQAACRIKSFKSDLLEFAVYKESLLSLPGDSGELSENGQQ